Genomic window (Sulfuricaulis sp.):
GCAGCGCGTACAGGCGATCGCCGTGGATGGCACCTCCGGCACCCTGCTGCTGTGTGATGCCAAGGGCAATCCGGTAACACCGGCCATCATGTATAACGACCGGCGCGCGATAGAACAGGCAAATCGAATCGCGACACTCGCGAGCAAGGACTCCGGCGCCCAAGGCGCCTCCAGCAGTCTCGCCAAACTTCTGTGGCTACACGAGCGCAAACTCGACAAGCGCGCCCAGTTCGCACTGCATCAGGCCGACTGGATCAGCGGCAAACTGACCGGCAAGTTCGGCCACAGCGACTACAACAATTGCCTCAAGCTTGGTTTCGATGCCGAAAAAATGGCCTGGCCCAAGTGGATCAATAAACTCGGCTTCAATATCGCACTGCTGCCGGAAGTGCACACACCGGGCGAAACACTGGGAATCATCAGTGCTGAAACCGCCAACACCTTCGGCCTGGACACCGACGTTCAGGTGTTGGCCGGTACCACCGACGGTGTCGCGGCCTTTCTTGCCGCCGGCCCTTCCGAACCGGGTCACGCCGTCACGGCGCTGGGCACGACGCTGGTACTGAAATTATTGTCGGAAAAACCGGTGTTCTCGCTTGAGCATGGCGTTTACAGCCATCGCCTCGGCAAGTACTGGCTCGCCGGTGGCGCCTCCAACAGCGGTGGCGCCGTGCTATTGCAGTATTTCAAGGTCGAACAAATGCGGGAAATGACGCCCTTGCTCGATCCTGAGAATTTCACCGGTCTCGATTATTACCCGCTGCCGGACATCGGTGAGCGCTTTCCGATAAACAATCCGGAAATGGCGCCGCGGCTGGAGCCCTTGCCCGGCAATAGCGTCACCTTCTTTCAAGGCATGCTTGAGGGCATCGCGCGCATCGAGGCACAGGGTTACGAACTGCTGGAAAAACATGGTGCGCCAGCACTCAACAAGATCTACACCACCGGCGGCGGCTCGCAAAACCCGGCCTGGGGGCGCATCCGCGAAAAGATCCTGCGCGTAAAACTGGACAAACCGCGCTCCGGGCATGCCGCCTACGGCTCCGCGTTGCTCGCGGCGGGGATTGTGGCCAAGACCTTTCAATAAATCACGTCAGCCCATGCCGCCATGCATAAAAAAACGGCATTGTATACATAACATACCCAAATGTGCGAACATACGCAAGACAGGCCGGTATCCTAACCTATGCTGCTCAATCTTGGCGGCAGAGAAGTGGATATTTGGAGTCTTCCGCCATTGGATGACTCGGATATCAGTCCGGAAACTTTGGAAGCGGTTTCAACTGTTCTCGACGAGCTTGGAGAGAAGCTAGACACCCGATCAATGGCCCAACTCGTTCTGAGACTGGTCCTGTTCCTTCAGAAATCTTACCCGTGTCGCCATCTACCGTGTGCGAACACGTCACGCAAGTGAATATGTTATCAATCGTGCTGAGTTCGTCCCGAAGAATATCTAGTCGTTCTGCCAGCCCATCAAGAGCTTCTTGCGAGCGCAGAACATCATATTTCTTCCCAGCGCGGGATACCTGACGGCCTATATCTGGATGTTGGCCGGTGTGCGCAATTATCGTCGAATGCACTACCGCATCCCGATAATCACCTAGATTGCCACATGCGGATATTGTAGTGCCTATTAGATTTCGTATGCTCACAGTCAATAGGAGTTTCTCTGCACACTCGTTTATAAGGCTGGTCTTCTTGGGCAAAGCAAGACCGCTTATTGCTGCTCGCGCTATGCTGCTTGTTAAGCGCAACCCTCTCTGTAAAGAGAGATTTACTAGTTCATCACAATCTGCCCAGAGAATAGCTACTTTCCCAATACCGGCTAACTGTTCTTTTGACAGCGCATTTTCAATGTTACGTAAAAATATGTGGCCTGGAAGATCAGGAAACTTGCTTTCGTGAGGGCGCTTCATCTTTCGTCGTTTGCCATATAATATGGCTCCATGAATATGAAGAAACAGGAAAAATCTGAAACTAGTAAACCCGTCCCCTTCAATGATGCATTGAAGCGGGTATGGGCATCACCGCCACAGCCGAAGAAAACTAAAAAGAAAGCGAAGAAACAGAAATAACAGCTTTATTGAACGATCTTTACAGGAAGGGCCGGATTTAGTGAGTTAAATGTAAGGGAATTGAATGGTTTGCCTCCCATCCCCACAATGTTCACATTTACTGACTCACTGGATTGCGCCTGAACGTGGCTAATAAAAACAACATCCTTTGCGACTAGATAGAGCAGGCAG
Coding sequences:
- the queF gene encoding preQ(1) synthase, producing the protein MPTQPSKSLDTFPNPHPDRDYIIEIECPEFTCLCPKTGQPDFASLTLEYVPDRLCVELKSLKLYIWSYRDEGHFHEDVTNRILNDLVAVMRPRYLRLRAKFHVRGGLYTTVEVVHRQGDWEAPPPPPADLPREVQELPAKESMATAPTRTPVAKAIPASKARNPVRLTEPVRSPAPAPTRNPAPAPQPDTSDEPGTPASDRFRMLRRSRRQGPVPTNIVEEEDEPEEEQPVPVRKDGLFIGIDLGTTGCRAIAVDASGKLHGEMSAPIPTPPRNEDEVTQDPTVWWKAVTGCLQNLLKEIDPQRVQAIAVDGTSGTLLLCDAKGNPVTPAIMYNDRRAIEQANRIATLASKDSGAQGASSSLAKLLWLHERKLDKRAQFALHQADWISGKLTGKFGHSDYNNCLKLGFDAEKMAWPKWINKLGFNIALLPEVHTPGETLGIISAETANTFGLDTDVQVLAGTTDGVAAFLAAGPSEPGHAVTALGTTLVLKLLSEKPVFSLEHGVYSHRLGKYWLAGGASNSGGAVLLQYFKVEQMREMTPLLDPENFTGLDYYPLPDIGERFPINNPEMAPRLEPLPGNSVTFFQGMLEGIARIEAQGYELLEKHGAPALNKIYTTGGGSQNPAWGRIREKILRVKLDKPRSGHAAYGSALLAAGIVAKTFQ